The nucleotide sequence AAAGCTGAAAATTGTAAACAATGTTTGCTCTGTGTTCCAGTATGTCCTGACGCTTCAATTCCAGTTAAAGATGGTAAACGCGCAGAATTTGATTTTGAGCATTGTAAAGGCTGTGGTATTTGCGTAAAAGCATGTCCTTTTGATGCAATTGACTTTGTTAAAGATGAAAAGTAGAGGAGTGATATAATGGCTATTAGAGAAAGATTATCCGGTAATGAGGCTGTTGCTATTGCTATGAAGCAAATTAATCCAGACGTTGTAGCAGCTTTTCCTATAACACCTTCAACGGAAATACCACAATATTTTTCACAATATGTTGCAAATGGAAAAGTAGGAACAGAATTTGTACCTGTTGAATCAGAACATAGTGCAATGTCTGCATGTATCGGTTCAGAAGCAGCAGGAGCAAGAACTATGACAGCAACATCTTCTTGTGGTTTAGCATTAATGTGGGAAATGCTGTACGTAGCAGCATCTGCCAGATTACCAATTACTTTATCCTGTGTTAACCGTGCACTTAC is from Clostridium fermenticellae and encodes:
- a CDS encoding 4Fe-4S dicluster domain-containing protein yields the protein MRTKEGKIIDENITWKDITPGGVIYESGSAQHFNTGDWRTMKPVFKAENCKQCLLCVPVCPDASIPVKDGKRAEFDFEHCKGCGICVKACPFDAIDFVKDEK